The Apodemus sylvaticus chromosome 17, mApoSyl1.1, whole genome shotgun sequence genome contains a region encoding:
- the LOC127667824 gene encoding cytochrome P450 11B1, mitochondrial-like isoform X3: MVLRVTADVWLVRPWWYLHRKRALGTTATLAPKTVQPFEAIPQYSRNNWLKMIQILREQGQKNLHLEMHQAFQELGPIFRHSVGRTQIVSVMLPEDAEKLLQVESTYPHRKLLEPWVAHRELRGLRRGVFLLNGPEWHFNRLQLNSNVLSPKAVQNFVPLVDVVARDFVEIVKKKMLESAHGSLSMDAQSNVFNYTTEASHFVLLGERLGLLGHDLIPDNLKFLRALHSMFKTTTQLMFLPRSLTRWTSTRVWKENFESWDFISEYGEDHCLGCIKNMYRELAEGRPHSWSVIAELVAEGTLSMDAIQANSMELIAGSTDTTAIPLVMTLFELARNPDVQQALRQESLAAAASIAANPQKAMSDLPLLKAALKETLRLYPAGAFLERILSSDLVLQNYHIPAGMLKSVHVETQEKEDVPMSYHFVLMPSSSPLLTFRPVS; this comes from the exons ATGGTTCTCAGGGTGACAGCAGATGTGTGGCTGGTGAGACCCTGGTGGTACCTGCACAGGAAAAGGGCGCTGGGCACCACGGCAACGCTGGCCCCCAAGACTGTGCAGCCCTTTGAAGCCATACCACAGTACTCCAGGAACAACTGGCTGAAGATGATACAGATCCTGAGGGAGCAGGGCCAAAAGAACCTACACCTGGAGATGCACCAGGCCTTCCAGGAACTGGGGCCCATTTTCAG GCACAGTGTAGGAAGAACACAGATCGTGTCTGTGATGTTGCCAGAGGATGCTGAGAAGTTGCTCCAGGTAGAGAGTACATACCCTCACCGCAAGCTCTTGGAACCGTGGGTGGCCCACAGAGAACTCCGTGGCCTGAGACGTGGTGTGTTCTTGCT AAATGGGCCAGAATGGCACTTCAACCGACTGCAGCTGAACTCAAATGTGCTGTCACCAAAAGCCGTTCAAAATTTTGTCCCCTTGGTGGATGTGGTAGCAAGGGACTTTGTGGAGATCGTGAAGAAGAAAATGCTGGAGAGTGCCCACGGAAGCTTGTCTATGGACGCTCAGTCCAATGTGTTCAACTACACCACAGAAG CCAGCCACTTTGTTCTTTTGGGGGAGCGGCTGGGCCTCCTTGGCCATGATCTGATCCCAGACAACCTGAAGTTCCTCCGTGCCCTGCATTCCATGTTCAAAACCACCACACAACTCATGTTCTTGCCCAGGAGTCTGACTCGATGGACGAGCACCCGGGTGTGGAAAGAAAACTTTGAGTCCTGGGATTTCATCTCTGAGTACGGTGAGGACCACTGCCTTGG ATGTATCAAGAATATGTATCGAGAGCTGGCAGAGGGTCGCCCACATTCCTGGAGTGTCATAGCAGAGCTGGTAGCAGAGGGTACCCTGTCAATGGATGCCATCCAGGCCAACTCAATGGAACTTATTGCTGGAAGTACTGACACG ACAGCAATCCCCTTGGTAATGACCCTTTTTGAGCTGGCTCGGAATCCAGATGTTCAGCAGGCCCTGAGGCAGGAGAGCCTGGCAGCTGCAGCCAGCATCGCTGCGAATCCCCAGAAGGCCATGTCAGACCTGCCCTTGCTGAAGGCTGCCCTTAAGGAGACCTTGAG GCTCTATCCTGCTGGTGCTTTTCTGGAGAGAATTCTAAGCTCAGACTTGGTGCTTCAGAACTATCACATCCCTGCTGGG ATGCTGAAATCTGTCCATGTGGAGACACAAGAGAAAGAGGATGTGCCGATGTCCTACCACTTCGTTTTGATGCCCAGCTCCAGCCCTCTCCTCACTTTCAGGCCTGTCAGCTAG
- the LOC127667342 gene encoding cytochrome P450 11B2, mitochondrial yields MALRVTADVWLVRPWWYLHRKRALGTMATLAPKTLQPFEAIPQYSRNNWLKMIQILREQGQENLHLEMHQAFQELGPIFRHSVGRTQIVSVMLPEDAEKLLQVESMLPRRMHLEPWVAHRELRGLRRGVFLLNGAEWRFNRLRLNPNVLSPKAVQNFVPMVDVVARDFLETLKKKVRQNARGSLTMDVQQSLFNYTIEASNFALFGERLGLLGHDLSPGSLKFIHALHSVFKSTTQLLFLPKSLTRWTSTRVWKEHFEAWDVISEYANRCIWKVHQELRLGHSQTYSGIVAELISQGDLPLDAIKANSMELTAGSVDTTAIPLVMTLFELARNPDVQQALRQESLAAAASIAANPQKAMSDLPLLKAALKETLRLYPVGGFLERILSSDLVLQNYHIPAGTLVLLYLYSMGRNPAVFPRPERYMPQRWLERKRTFQHLAFGFGVRQCLGRRLAEVEMLLLLHHILKTFQVETLRQEDVQMVYRFVLMPSSSPVLTFRPVSWSPLHLGS; encoded by the exons ATGGCTCTCAGGGTGACAGCAGATGTGTGGCTGGTGAGACCCTGGTGGTACCTGCACAGGAAAAGGGCGCTGGGCACCATGGCAACACTGGCCCCCAAGACACTGCAGCCCTTTGAAGCTATACCGCAGTACTCCAGGAACAACTGGCTGAAGATGATACAGATCCTGAGGGAGCAGGGCCAAGAGAACCTACACCTGGAGATGCACCAGGCCTTCCAGGAACTGGGGCCCATTTTCAG GCACAGTGTAGGAAGAACACAGATCGTGTCTGTCATGTTGCCAGAGGATGCTGAGAAGTTGCTCCAGGTAGAGAGTATGCTCCCCCGTCGGATGCACCTGGAGCCCTGGGTGGCCCACAGAGAACTCCGTGGCCTGAGACGTGGTGTGTTCTTGCT AAATGGGGCAGAATGGCGTTTCAACCGGCTGCGGCTGAACCCAAATGTGCTGTCACCAAAAGCCGTTCAAAATTTTGTCCCCATGGTGGATGTGGTAGCAAGGGACTTCTTGGAGACCCTGAAAAAGAAGGTGCGTCAGAATGCCCGTGGGAGCCTTACCATGGATGTCCAGCAAAGTCTCTTCAACTACACTATAGAAG CCAGCAACTTTGCTCTTTTCGGAGAGCGGCTGGGTCTCCTTGGCCATGACCTGAGTCCTGGCAGCCTGAAGTTCATCCACGCCCTGCATTCTGTCTTCAAGTCCACCACGCAGCTCCTGTTCTTACCCAAGAGCCTGACTCGCTGGACGAGCACTCGGGTGTGGAAAGAACATTTCGAAGCCTGGGATGTCATCTCTGAGTATG CCAACAGATGTATCTGGAAGGTGCACCAGGAGCTCAGACTCGGCCATTCTCAGACCTACAGCGGCATTGTGGCAGAGCTAATATCTCAGGGAGATTTGCCTCTAGATGCCATCAAAGCGAACTCTATGGAGCTCACGGCTGGGAGCGTAGACACG ACAGCAATCCCCTTGGTAATGACCCTTTTTGAGCTGGCTCGGAATCCAGATGTTCAGCAGGCCCTGAGGCAGGAGAGCCTGGCAGCTGCAGCCAGCATCGCTGCGAATCCCCAGAAGGCCATGTCAGACCTGCCCTTGCTGAAGGCTGCCCTTAAGGAGACCTTGAG GCTCTATCCTGTTGGTGGCTTTTTGGAGAGAATTCTAAGCTCAGACTTGGTGCTTCAGAACTATCACATCCCTGCTGGG ACATTGGTCCTACTTTATCTCTACTCCATGGGCCGAAACCCTGCCGTGTTCCCAAGGCCTGAACGCTATATGCCTCAGCGCTGGCTGGAGAGGAAAAGGACTTTCCAGCACCTGGCCTTTGGCTTTGGGGTGCGCCAGTGCCTGGGGAGGCGCCTGGCAGAGGTGGAGATGCTGCTCCTGCTTCACCAT ATCCTGAAAACCTTCCAGGTGGAgacattgaggcaggaggatgtgcAGATGGTCTACCGCTTCGTTTTGATGCCCAGCTCCAGCCCTGTCCTCACTTTCCGGCCTGTCAGCTGGTCACCTTTGCATCTGGGGTCCTAG
- the LOC127667824 gene encoding cytochrome P450 11B1, mitochondrial-like isoform X1 — protein sequence MVLRVTADVWLVRPWWYLHRKRALGTTATLAPKTVQPFEAIPQYSRNNWLKMIQILREQGQKNLHLEMHQAFQELGPIFRHSVGRTQIVSVMLPEDAEKLLQVESTYPHRKLLEPWVAHRELRGLRRGVFLLNGPEWHFNRLQLNSNVLSPKAVQNFVPLVDVVARDFVEIVKKKMLESAHGSLSMDAQSNVFNYTTEASHFVLLGERLGLLGHDLIPDNLKFLRALHSMFKTTTQLMFLPRSLTRWTSTRVWKENFESWDFISEYGEDHCLGCIKNMYRELAEGRPHSWSVIAELVAEGTLSMDAIQANSMELIAGSTDTTAIPLVMTLFELARNPDVQQALRQESLAAAASIAANPQKAMSDLPLLKAALKETLRLYPAGAFLERILSSDLVLQNYHIPAGTVLTMNLYSMGRNPAVFPRPERYMPQRWLERKKTFQHLAFGFGVRQCLGRRLAEVEMLLLLHHMLKSVHVETQEKEDVPMSYHFVLMPSSSPLLTFRPVS from the exons ATGGTTCTCAGGGTGACAGCAGATGTGTGGCTGGTGAGACCCTGGTGGTACCTGCACAGGAAAAGGGCGCTGGGCACCACGGCAACGCTGGCCCCCAAGACTGTGCAGCCCTTTGAAGCCATACCACAGTACTCCAGGAACAACTGGCTGAAGATGATACAGATCCTGAGGGAGCAGGGCCAAAAGAACCTACACCTGGAGATGCACCAGGCCTTCCAGGAACTGGGGCCCATTTTCAG GCACAGTGTAGGAAGAACACAGATCGTGTCTGTGATGTTGCCAGAGGATGCTGAGAAGTTGCTCCAGGTAGAGAGTACATACCCTCACCGCAAGCTCTTGGAACCGTGGGTGGCCCACAGAGAACTCCGTGGCCTGAGACGTGGTGTGTTCTTGCT AAATGGGCCAGAATGGCACTTCAACCGACTGCAGCTGAACTCAAATGTGCTGTCACCAAAAGCCGTTCAAAATTTTGTCCCCTTGGTGGATGTGGTAGCAAGGGACTTTGTGGAGATCGTGAAGAAGAAAATGCTGGAGAGTGCCCACGGAAGCTTGTCTATGGACGCTCAGTCCAATGTGTTCAACTACACCACAGAAG CCAGCCACTTTGTTCTTTTGGGGGAGCGGCTGGGCCTCCTTGGCCATGATCTGATCCCAGACAACCTGAAGTTCCTCCGTGCCCTGCATTCCATGTTCAAAACCACCACACAACTCATGTTCTTGCCCAGGAGTCTGACTCGATGGACGAGCACCCGGGTGTGGAAAGAAAACTTTGAGTCCTGGGATTTCATCTCTGAGTACGGTGAGGACCACTGCCTTGG ATGTATCAAGAATATGTATCGAGAGCTGGCAGAGGGTCGCCCACATTCCTGGAGTGTCATAGCAGAGCTGGTAGCAGAGGGTACCCTGTCAATGGATGCCATCCAGGCCAACTCAATGGAACTTATTGCTGGAAGTACTGACACG ACAGCAATCCCCTTGGTAATGACCCTTTTTGAGCTGGCTCGGAATCCAGATGTTCAGCAGGCCCTGAGGCAGGAGAGCCTGGCAGCTGCAGCCAGCATCGCTGCGAATCCCCAGAAGGCCATGTCAGACCTGCCCTTGCTGAAGGCTGCCCTTAAGGAGACCTTGAG GCTCTATCCTGCTGGTGCTTTTCTGGAGAGAATTCTAAGCTCAGACTTGGTGCTTCAGAACTATCACATCCCTGCTGGG ACAGTCCTCACTATGAATCTGTACTCCATGGGCCGAAACCCTGCTGTGTTCCCAAGACCTGAACGCTATATGCCTCAGCGTTGGCTGGAGAGGAAAAAGACTTTCCAGCACCTGGCCTTTGGCTTTGGGGTGCGCCAGTGCCTGGGGAGGCGCCTCGCAGAAGTGGAGATGCTGCTCCTGCTTCACCAT ATGCTGAAATCTGTCCATGTGGAGACACAAGAGAAAGAGGATGTGCCGATGTCCTACCACTTCGTTTTGATGCCCAGCTCCAGCCCTCTCCTCACTTTCAGGCCTGTCAGCTAG
- the LOC127667824 gene encoding cytochrome P450 11B1, mitochondrial-like isoform X2, whose translation MVLRVTADVWLVRPWWYLHRKRALGTTATLAPKTVQPFEAIPQYSRNNWLKMIQILREQGQKNLHLEMHQAFQELGPIFRHSVGRTQIVSVMLPEDAEKLLQVESTYPHRKLLEPWVAHRELRGLRRGVFLLNGPEWHFNRLQLNSNVLSPKAVQNFVPLVDVVARDFVEIVKKKMLESAHGSLSMDAQSNVFNYTTEASHFVLLGERLGLLGHDLIPDNLKFLRALHSMFKTTTQLMFLPRSLTRWTSTRVWKENFESWDFISEYVMRCIKNMYRELAEGRPHSWSVIAELVAEGTLSMDAIQANSMELIAGSTDTTAIPLVMTLFELARNPDVQQALRQESLAAAASIAANPQKAMSDLPLLKAALKETLRLYPAGAFLERILSSDLVLQNYHIPAGTVLTMNLYSMGRNPAVFPRPERYMPQRWLERKKTFQHLAFGFGVRQCLGRRLAEVEMLLLLHHMLKSVHVETQEKEDVPMSYHFVLMPSSSPLLTFRPVS comes from the exons ATGGTTCTCAGGGTGACAGCAGATGTGTGGCTGGTGAGACCCTGGTGGTACCTGCACAGGAAAAGGGCGCTGGGCACCACGGCAACGCTGGCCCCCAAGACTGTGCAGCCCTTTGAAGCCATACCACAGTACTCCAGGAACAACTGGCTGAAGATGATACAGATCCTGAGGGAGCAGGGCCAAAAGAACCTACACCTGGAGATGCACCAGGCCTTCCAGGAACTGGGGCCCATTTTCAG GCACAGTGTAGGAAGAACACAGATCGTGTCTGTGATGTTGCCAGAGGATGCTGAGAAGTTGCTCCAGGTAGAGAGTACATACCCTCACCGCAAGCTCTTGGAACCGTGGGTGGCCCACAGAGAACTCCGTGGCCTGAGACGTGGTGTGTTCTTGCT AAATGGGCCAGAATGGCACTTCAACCGACTGCAGCTGAACTCAAATGTGCTGTCACCAAAAGCCGTTCAAAATTTTGTCCCCTTGGTGGATGTGGTAGCAAGGGACTTTGTGGAGATCGTGAAGAAGAAAATGCTGGAGAGTGCCCACGGAAGCTTGTCTATGGACGCTCAGTCCAATGTGTTCAACTACACCACAGAAG CCAGCCACTTTGTTCTTTTGGGGGAGCGGCTGGGCCTCCTTGGCCATGATCTGATCCCAGACAACCTGAAGTTCCTCCGTGCCCTGCATTCCATGTTCAAAACCACCACACAACTCATGTTCTTGCCCAGGAGTCTGACTCGATGGACGAGCACCCGGGTGTGGAAAGAAAACTTTGAGTCCTGGGATTTCATCTCTGAGTACG TCATGAGATGTATCAAGAATATGTATCGAGAGCTGGCAGAGGGTCGCCCACATTCCTGGAGTGTCATAGCAGAGCTGGTAGCAGAGGGTACCCTGTCAATGGATGCCATCCAGGCCAACTCAATGGAACTTATTGCTGGAAGTACTGACACG ACAGCAATCCCCTTGGTAATGACCCTTTTTGAGCTGGCTCGGAATCCAGATGTTCAGCAGGCCCTGAGGCAGGAGAGCCTGGCAGCTGCAGCCAGCATCGCTGCGAATCCCCAGAAGGCCATGTCAGACCTGCCCTTGCTGAAGGCTGCCCTTAAGGAGACCTTGAG GCTCTATCCTGCTGGTGCTTTTCTGGAGAGAATTCTAAGCTCAGACTTGGTGCTTCAGAACTATCACATCCCTGCTGGG ACAGTCCTCACTATGAATCTGTACTCCATGGGCCGAAACCCTGCTGTGTTCCCAAGACCTGAACGCTATATGCCTCAGCGTTGGCTGGAGAGGAAAAAGACTTTCCAGCACCTGGCCTTTGGCTTTGGGGTGCGCCAGTGCCTGGGGAGGCGCCTCGCAGAAGTGGAGATGCTGCTCCTGCTTCACCAT ATGCTGAAATCTGTCCATGTGGAGACACAAGAGAAAGAGGATGTGCCGATGTCCTACCACTTCGTTTTGATGCCCAGCTCCAGCCCTCTCCTCACTTTCAGGCCTGTCAGCTAG